The window GGGCCATGGTGAAAAAGAGGTTCAGTTTCATAGTCTGGTCAAAGGCCTTTGTCAGTGCTGGTATGCCCGCCATAGAGACCAGTTCTTTATGAAAGAGGATTTCCATGCGCCAGTCTTCCAAAAGATCTTCCGGTGCATTATCAACTTGCCGGGCGAAGTCGATCATATCCTCATAAGCATCGGGGAGAGATTTAGACCAGTACAGACGGGCAGCCTTACTTTCTATGGCATCCCGGATCATAAATTGCCCGAGTATGTCCTCCGGTCTGATCAGTCGAACCTGTGTTCCCTTCCGGGGAATCGTTTCAAGGAGCCCTTCATGTTCAAGGAGCAGCATGGCTTCCAACACAGGTGCCACGCTGACTCCGAACTCACCTGCGATCTGACGACGATTGATAATCTGACCGGAATGAAGCTCGCCCGCCAAGAGTTGTTCGAGGATTTTATTGTACACATCCCTGGAAAGAAACACTGACGCGGCCCCTGAAGTATCATGTGATATATCACATGATACTTCAGAATTCCCTATAAATCAAGAATGGAAATCATGATCCAGCCTGAAAATTATCAAAAAAAGGTCATTTCAAGGCACTTTAACGCTCAGTATTGACTTTTATCATTGACCTAGCTGGAATTTCCTGTTATTTATATAGATAGGTTGAGAAACCGCAATGTTCTTTTTATTACGCATATCTTTTCTGATCTGATTTCCGTCTTCGTTTTCCTTTTGTACATCCTTATGAGAGTAACGACTGATTTAAAATCACATGACTAGACGTTGTGTATTAAGTTTGTTGCACTCTCAATGAATTTTTTATTTTAAATTCCGGGAATACCGGTAAGGATGCACGATGCCCAAGAAAATTTA of the Oceanispirochaeta sp. genome contains:
- a CDS encoding GntR family transcriptional regulator, whose product is MFLSRDVYNKILEQLLAGELHSGQIINRRQIAGEFGVSVAPVLEAMLLLEHEGLLETIPRKGTQVRLIRPEDILGQFMIRDAIESKAARLYWSKSLPDAYEDMIDFARQVDNAPEDLLEDWRMEILFHKELVSMAGIPALTKAFDQTMKLNLFFTMARTVPPEKKHGRDNHEVLIERLNNADSADEAEEIIRTHVWYAKEYMLEGTGPV